From Solea senegalensis isolate Sse05_10M linkage group LG7, IFAPA_SoseM_1, whole genome shotgun sequence, a single genomic window includes:
- the LOC122772488 gene encoding troponin T, fast skeletal muscle isoforms-like isoform X7 — protein MSDTEDVDQLEEEQEAQEEVVEVEVAPEAEAQVEAEPEVEPEPEPEPEPEPQEVEQAFLDEEEEKPKFKPSAPKIPDGEKVDFDDIQKKRQNKDLVELQSLIDAHFECRKKEEEELIALKERIEKRRAERAEQQRIRAEKDKERQARREAERQRKEDADAHRKAEDDAKKKIALSNMGSGYSSHLQRIDQKRGKKQTEREKKKKVLSERCKPLTVDDNFTEDNLREKAKELWEWLHNLEAIKYDHCEKLKRQRYEVISLRNRIDELQKHSKKGAASRRRK, from the exons ATGTCTGACACTGAGGACGT GGATCAGCTTGAGG AAGAGCAGGAAG CCCAGGAGGAGgtagtagaagtagaagtagcCCCTGAGGCGGAGGCCCAGGTAGAAGCAGAGCCAGAGGTAGAGCCTGAacctgaaccagaaccagagccagagccacAGGAGGTGGAGCAGGCGTTTCTTGACGAGGAAG AAGAGAAGCCGAAGTTCAA ACCTTCTGCTCCAAAGATCCCTGATGGCGAGAAAGTGGACTTTGAC GACATCCAGAAGAAACGTCAAAACAAAGACCTGGTCGAGCTGCAGTCGCTGATCGACGCTCACTTTGAGTgcaggaagaaagaggaggaggagctcatCGCTCTTAAAGAACGAATC GAAAAGCGTCGAGCTGAGCGAGCTGAGCAGCAGAGGATCCGTGCTGAGAAAGATAAGGAGCGGCAGGCCAGACGTGAG GCTGAGCGACAGAGGAAAGAGGACGCTGACGCCCACAGGAAGGCTGAGGATGATGCCAAGAAGAAGATCGCACTAAGCAACATGGGATCAGGCTATAGCAGCCACCTGCAGAGG ATTGATCAGAAGAGAGGCAAGAAACAgactgaaagagaaaagaagaagaaggttcTGTCAGAAAGATGCAAACCACTGACTGTGGATGATAATTTCACTGAGGACAATCTGAG gGAAAAGGCGAAGGAGTTGTGGGAGTGGCTGCACAACCTGGAGGCAATTAAATATGACCATTGTGAGAAGCTCAAGAGACAGAGATATGAG GTCATTTCTCTCAGAAACCGCATTGACGAGCTGCAGAAACA CAGCAAGAAGGGAGCTGCCTCACGTCGCAGGAAGTGA
- the LOC122772488 gene encoding troponin T, fast skeletal muscle isoforms-like isoform X3: MSDTEDVDQLEAQEEVVEVEVAPEAEAQVEAEPEVEPEPEPEPEPEPQEVEQAFLDEEEAYDEEEEGDQDEEKPKFKPSAPKIPDGEKVDFDDIQKKRQNKDLVELQSLIDAHFECRKKEEEELIALKERIEKRRAERAEQQRIRAEKDKERQARREAERQRKEDADAHRKAEDDAKKKIALSNMGSGYSSHLQRIDQKRGKKQTEREKKKKVLSERCKPLTVDDNFTEDNLREKAKELWEWLHNLEAIKYDHCEKLKRQRYEVISLRNRIDELQKHSKKGAASRRRK, from the exons ATGTCTGACACTGAGGACGT GGATCAGCTTGAGG CCCAGGAGGAGgtagtagaagtagaagtagcCCCTGAGGCGGAGGCCCAGGTAGAAGCAGAGCCAGAGGTAGAGCCTGAacctgaaccagaaccagagccagagccacAGGAGGTGGAGCAGGCGTTTCTTGACGAGGAAG AGGCCTATGATGAAGAAG AGGAGGGAGATCAAGATG AAGAGAAGCCGAAGTTCAA ACCTTCTGCTCCAAAGATCCCTGATGGCGAGAAAGTGGACTTTGAC GACATCCAGAAGAAACGTCAAAACAAAGACCTGGTCGAGCTGCAGTCGCTGATCGACGCTCACTTTGAGTgcaggaagaaagaggaggaggagctcatCGCTCTTAAAGAACGAATC GAAAAGCGTCGAGCTGAGCGAGCTGAGCAGCAGAGGATCCGTGCTGAGAAAGATAAGGAGCGGCAGGCCAGACGTGAG GCTGAGCGACAGAGGAAAGAGGACGCTGACGCCCACAGGAAGGCTGAGGATGATGCCAAGAAGAAGATCGCACTAAGCAACATGGGATCAGGCTATAGCAGCCACCTGCAGAGG ATTGATCAGAAGAGAGGCAAGAAACAgactgaaagagaaaagaagaagaaggttcTGTCAGAAAGATGCAAACCACTGACTGTGGATGATAATTTCACTGAGGACAATCTGAG gGAAAAGGCGAAGGAGTTGTGGGAGTGGCTGCACAACCTGGAGGCAATTAAATATGACCATTGTGAGAAGCTCAAGAGACAGAGATATGAG GTCATTTCTCTCAGAAACCGCATTGACGAGCTGCAGAAACA CAGCAAGAAGGGAGCTGCCTCACGTCGCAGGAAGTGA
- the LOC122772488 gene encoding troponin T, fast skeletal muscle isoforms-like isoform X2, whose translation MSDTEDVDQLEEQEAQEEVVEVEVAPEAEAQVEAEPEVEPEPEPEPEPEPQEVEQAFLDEEEAYDEEEEGDQDEEKPKFKPSAPKIPDGEKVDFDDIQKKRQNKDLVELQSLIDAHFECRKKEEEELIALKERIEKRRAERAEQQRIRAEKDKERQARREAERQRKEDADAHRKAEDDAKKKIALSNMGSGYSSHLQRIDQKRGKKQTEREKKKKVLSERCKPLTVDDNFTEDNLREKAKELWEWLHNLEAIKYDHCEKLKRQRYEVISLRNRIDELQKHSKKGAASRRRK comes from the exons ATGTCTGACACTGAGGACGT GGATCAGCTTGAGG AGCAGGAAG CCCAGGAGGAGgtagtagaagtagaagtagcCCCTGAGGCGGAGGCCCAGGTAGAAGCAGAGCCAGAGGTAGAGCCTGAacctgaaccagaaccagagccagagccacAGGAGGTGGAGCAGGCGTTTCTTGACGAGGAAG AGGCCTATGATGAAGAAG AGGAGGGAGATCAAGATG AAGAGAAGCCGAAGTTCAA ACCTTCTGCTCCAAAGATCCCTGATGGCGAGAAAGTGGACTTTGAC GACATCCAGAAGAAACGTCAAAACAAAGACCTGGTCGAGCTGCAGTCGCTGATCGACGCTCACTTTGAGTgcaggaagaaagaggaggaggagctcatCGCTCTTAAAGAACGAATC GAAAAGCGTCGAGCTGAGCGAGCTGAGCAGCAGAGGATCCGTGCTGAGAAAGATAAGGAGCGGCAGGCCAGACGTGAG GCTGAGCGACAGAGGAAAGAGGACGCTGACGCCCACAGGAAGGCTGAGGATGATGCCAAGAAGAAGATCGCACTAAGCAACATGGGATCAGGCTATAGCAGCCACCTGCAGAGG ATTGATCAGAAGAGAGGCAAGAAACAgactgaaagagaaaagaagaagaaggttcTGTCAGAAAGATGCAAACCACTGACTGTGGATGATAATTTCACTGAGGACAATCTGAG gGAAAAGGCGAAGGAGTTGTGGGAGTGGCTGCACAACCTGGAGGCAATTAAATATGACCATTGTGAGAAGCTCAAGAGACAGAGATATGAG GTCATTTCTCTCAGAAACCGCATTGACGAGCTGCAGAAACA CAGCAAGAAGGGAGCTGCCTCACGTCGCAGGAAGTGA
- the LOC122772488 gene encoding troponin T, fast skeletal muscle isoforms-like isoform X4, which translates to MSDTEDVDQLEEEQEAQEEVVEVEVAPEAEAQVEAEPEVEPEPEPEPEPEPQEVEQAFLDEEEAYDEEEEKPKFKPSAPKIPDGEKVDFDDIQKKRQNKDLVELQSLIDAHFECRKKEEEELIALKERIEKRRAERAEQQRIRAEKDKERQARREAERQRKEDADAHRKAEDDAKKKIALSNMGSGYSSHLQRIDQKRGKKQTEREKKKKVLSERCKPLTVDDNFTEDNLREKAKELWEWLHNLEAIKYDHCEKLKRQRYEVISLRNRIDELQKHSKKGAASRRRK; encoded by the exons ATGTCTGACACTGAGGACGT GGATCAGCTTGAGG AAGAGCAGGAAG CCCAGGAGGAGgtagtagaagtagaagtagcCCCTGAGGCGGAGGCCCAGGTAGAAGCAGAGCCAGAGGTAGAGCCTGAacctgaaccagaaccagagccagagccacAGGAGGTGGAGCAGGCGTTTCTTGACGAGGAAG AGGCCTATGATGAAGAAG AAGAGAAGCCGAAGTTCAA ACCTTCTGCTCCAAAGATCCCTGATGGCGAGAAAGTGGACTTTGAC GACATCCAGAAGAAACGTCAAAACAAAGACCTGGTCGAGCTGCAGTCGCTGATCGACGCTCACTTTGAGTgcaggaagaaagaggaggaggagctcatCGCTCTTAAAGAACGAATC GAAAAGCGTCGAGCTGAGCGAGCTGAGCAGCAGAGGATCCGTGCTGAGAAAGATAAGGAGCGGCAGGCCAGACGTGAG GCTGAGCGACAGAGGAAAGAGGACGCTGACGCCCACAGGAAGGCTGAGGATGATGCCAAGAAGAAGATCGCACTAAGCAACATGGGATCAGGCTATAGCAGCCACCTGCAGAGG ATTGATCAGAAGAGAGGCAAGAAACAgactgaaagagaaaagaagaagaaggttcTGTCAGAAAGATGCAAACCACTGACTGTGGATGATAATTTCACTGAGGACAATCTGAG gGAAAAGGCGAAGGAGTTGTGGGAGTGGCTGCACAACCTGGAGGCAATTAAATATGACCATTGTGAGAAGCTCAAGAGACAGAGATATGAG GTCATTTCTCTCAGAAACCGCATTGACGAGCTGCAGAAACA CAGCAAGAAGGGAGCTGCCTCACGTCGCAGGAAGTGA
- the LOC122772488 gene encoding troponin T, fast skeletal muscle isoforms-like isoform X1, whose amino-acid sequence MSDTEDVDQLEEEQEAQEEVVEVEVAPEAEAQVEAEPEVEPEPEPEPEPEPQEVEQAFLDEEEAYDEEEEGDQDEEKPKFKPSAPKIPDGEKVDFDDIQKKRQNKDLVELQSLIDAHFECRKKEEEELIALKERIEKRRAERAEQQRIRAEKDKERQARREAERQRKEDADAHRKAEDDAKKKIALSNMGSGYSSHLQRIDQKRGKKQTEREKKKKVLSERCKPLTVDDNFTEDNLREKAKELWEWLHNLEAIKYDHCEKLKRQRYEVISLRNRIDELQKHSKKGAASRRRK is encoded by the exons ATGTCTGACACTGAGGACGT GGATCAGCTTGAGG AAGAGCAGGAAG CCCAGGAGGAGgtagtagaagtagaagtagcCCCTGAGGCGGAGGCCCAGGTAGAAGCAGAGCCAGAGGTAGAGCCTGAacctgaaccagaaccagagccagagccacAGGAGGTGGAGCAGGCGTTTCTTGACGAGGAAG AGGCCTATGATGAAGAAG AGGAGGGAGATCAAGATG AAGAGAAGCCGAAGTTCAA ACCTTCTGCTCCAAAGATCCCTGATGGCGAGAAAGTGGACTTTGAC GACATCCAGAAGAAACGTCAAAACAAAGACCTGGTCGAGCTGCAGTCGCTGATCGACGCTCACTTTGAGTgcaggaagaaagaggaggaggagctcatCGCTCTTAAAGAACGAATC GAAAAGCGTCGAGCTGAGCGAGCTGAGCAGCAGAGGATCCGTGCTGAGAAAGATAAGGAGCGGCAGGCCAGACGTGAG GCTGAGCGACAGAGGAAAGAGGACGCTGACGCCCACAGGAAGGCTGAGGATGATGCCAAGAAGAAGATCGCACTAAGCAACATGGGATCAGGCTATAGCAGCCACCTGCAGAGG ATTGATCAGAAGAGAGGCAAGAAACAgactgaaagagaaaagaagaagaaggttcTGTCAGAAAGATGCAAACCACTGACTGTGGATGATAATTTCACTGAGGACAATCTGAG gGAAAAGGCGAAGGAGTTGTGGGAGTGGCTGCACAACCTGGAGGCAATTAAATATGACCATTGTGAGAAGCTCAAGAGACAGAGATATGAG GTCATTTCTCTCAGAAACCGCATTGACGAGCTGCAGAAACA CAGCAAGAAGGGAGCTGCCTCACGTCGCAGGAAGTGA
- the LOC122772488 gene encoding troponin T, fast skeletal muscle isoforms-like isoform X6, which translates to MSDTEDVDQLEAQEEVVEVEVAPEAEAQVEAEPEVEPEPEPEPEPEPQEVEQAFLDEEEAYDEEEEKPKFKPSAPKIPDGEKVDFDDIQKKRQNKDLVELQSLIDAHFECRKKEEEELIALKERIEKRRAERAEQQRIRAEKDKERQARREAERQRKEDADAHRKAEDDAKKKIALSNMGSGYSSHLQRIDQKRGKKQTEREKKKKVLSERCKPLTVDDNFTEDNLREKAKELWEWLHNLEAIKYDHCEKLKRQRYEVISLRNRIDELQKHSKKGAASRRRK; encoded by the exons ATGTCTGACACTGAGGACGT GGATCAGCTTGAGG CCCAGGAGGAGgtagtagaagtagaagtagcCCCTGAGGCGGAGGCCCAGGTAGAAGCAGAGCCAGAGGTAGAGCCTGAacctgaaccagaaccagagccagagccacAGGAGGTGGAGCAGGCGTTTCTTGACGAGGAAG AGGCCTATGATGAAGAAG AAGAGAAGCCGAAGTTCAA ACCTTCTGCTCCAAAGATCCCTGATGGCGAGAAAGTGGACTTTGAC GACATCCAGAAGAAACGTCAAAACAAAGACCTGGTCGAGCTGCAGTCGCTGATCGACGCTCACTTTGAGTgcaggaagaaagaggaggaggagctcatCGCTCTTAAAGAACGAATC GAAAAGCGTCGAGCTGAGCGAGCTGAGCAGCAGAGGATCCGTGCTGAGAAAGATAAGGAGCGGCAGGCCAGACGTGAG GCTGAGCGACAGAGGAAAGAGGACGCTGACGCCCACAGGAAGGCTGAGGATGATGCCAAGAAGAAGATCGCACTAAGCAACATGGGATCAGGCTATAGCAGCCACCTGCAGAGG ATTGATCAGAAGAGAGGCAAGAAACAgactgaaagagaaaagaagaagaaggttcTGTCAGAAAGATGCAAACCACTGACTGTGGATGATAATTTCACTGAGGACAATCTGAG gGAAAAGGCGAAGGAGTTGTGGGAGTGGCTGCACAACCTGGAGGCAATTAAATATGACCATTGTGAGAAGCTCAAGAGACAGAGATATGAG GTCATTTCTCTCAGAAACCGCATTGACGAGCTGCAGAAACA CAGCAAGAAGGGAGCTGCCTCACGTCGCAGGAAGTGA
- the LOC122772488 gene encoding troponin T, fast skeletal muscle isoforms-like isoform X5, with protein sequence MSDTEDVDQLEEQEAQEEVVEVEVAPEAEAQVEAEPEVEPEPEPEPEPEPQEVEQAFLDEEEAYDEEEEKPKFKPSAPKIPDGEKVDFDDIQKKRQNKDLVELQSLIDAHFECRKKEEEELIALKERIEKRRAERAEQQRIRAEKDKERQARREAERQRKEDADAHRKAEDDAKKKIALSNMGSGYSSHLQRIDQKRGKKQTEREKKKKVLSERCKPLTVDDNFTEDNLREKAKELWEWLHNLEAIKYDHCEKLKRQRYEVISLRNRIDELQKHSKKGAASRRRK encoded by the exons ATGTCTGACACTGAGGACGT GGATCAGCTTGAGG AGCAGGAAG CCCAGGAGGAGgtagtagaagtagaagtagcCCCTGAGGCGGAGGCCCAGGTAGAAGCAGAGCCAGAGGTAGAGCCTGAacctgaaccagaaccagagccagagccacAGGAGGTGGAGCAGGCGTTTCTTGACGAGGAAG AGGCCTATGATGAAGAAG AAGAGAAGCCGAAGTTCAA ACCTTCTGCTCCAAAGATCCCTGATGGCGAGAAAGTGGACTTTGAC GACATCCAGAAGAAACGTCAAAACAAAGACCTGGTCGAGCTGCAGTCGCTGATCGACGCTCACTTTGAGTgcaggaagaaagaggaggaggagctcatCGCTCTTAAAGAACGAATC GAAAAGCGTCGAGCTGAGCGAGCTGAGCAGCAGAGGATCCGTGCTGAGAAAGATAAGGAGCGGCAGGCCAGACGTGAG GCTGAGCGACAGAGGAAAGAGGACGCTGACGCCCACAGGAAGGCTGAGGATGATGCCAAGAAGAAGATCGCACTAAGCAACATGGGATCAGGCTATAGCAGCCACCTGCAGAGG ATTGATCAGAAGAGAGGCAAGAAACAgactgaaagagaaaagaagaagaaggttcTGTCAGAAAGATGCAAACCACTGACTGTGGATGATAATTTCACTGAGGACAATCTGAG gGAAAAGGCGAAGGAGTTGTGGGAGTGGCTGCACAACCTGGAGGCAATTAAATATGACCATTGTGAGAAGCTCAAGAGACAGAGATATGAG GTCATTTCTCTCAGAAACCGCATTGACGAGCTGCAGAAACA CAGCAAGAAGGGAGCTGCCTCACGTCGCAGGAAGTGA
- the LOC122772490 gene encoding myoblast determination protein 1 homolog has protein sequence MDLSDLAFPLSSSDDLYDDPGFNTNDLNFFDDLDARLLHAGLLKPDDPLHHHQHHHHVPEDEHVRAPEGLHQTGHCLLWACKACKRKTTNADRRKAATMRERRRLGKVNDAFETLKRCTATSPNQRLPKVEILRNAISYIESLQALLRTGRDDSFYPPLEHYSVDSAASSPGSNCSDGMMDFTSACSANRESGDSSYCGQTPDGPRNTKPSLISSLQCLSSIVERISTDRAVVPPGDSVVPQGPGSPPHSPAVSRPSAEPNSMYEPL, from the exons ATGGATCTGTCTGACCTTGCattccctctctcctcatctGATGACCTTTATGATGACCCCGGCTTCAACACCAATGATCTGAACTTTTTTGACGACCTGGATGCTCGCCTGTTGCACGCCGGCCTCCTGAAGCCAGACGACCCtcttcatcaccatcaacaCCATCACCACGTGCCCGAGGATGAGCACGTGAGGGCCCCTGAGGGCCTCCACCAGACTGGACACTGCCTGCTGTGGGCTTGCAAGGCCTgcaaaagaaagacaacaaatgCAGACAGAAGAAAAGCAGCAACAATGAGAGAAAGGCGCCGGCTTGGCAAAGTGAACGACGCCTTCGAGACCCTGAAACGTTGCACAGCCACCAGCCCAAACCAGCGGCTGCCCAAAGTGGAAATCCTGCGCAACGCAATCAGCTACATCGAGTCTCTGCAGGCACTGCTGAGAACTGGCCGGGATGACAGCTTCTACCCACCACTGGAACACTACAGCGTCGACTCAGCTGCTTCCAGCCCTGGCTCCAACTGCTCCGATGGCATG ATGGATTTCACCTCCGCGTGTTCAGCCAACAGAGAAAGTGGTGACAGTTCCTACTGCGGTCAAACACCAGACG GTCCCAGAAACACCAAACCCAGCCTCATTTCTAGTTTGCAATGTTTGTCCAGTATTGTAGAGCGGATCAGCACAGACCGGGCTGTGGTTCCTCCAGGCGACAGCGTGGTCCCCCAAGGCCCTGGATCACCTCCTCACAGTCCTGCTGTCTCCAGGCCGTCTGCTGAACCCAACAGTATGTACGAGCCACTCTGA